The following nucleotide sequence is from Prosthecobacter sp..
ATGACGTATTGATGCCAGGACACGACGTCGGTGATCCAGACCTGATCACGAACCGCCTCCAGCTTGTCGAGCAGCGCGGTGAACCACTCCACCGGCGTGACGAGCCAGTCTTCGCCGACGCCGTGGAAATCGAGATGGCCCATTTCGCCCTTCGCGATGGCGGCATCGACTGCCGCGACCGTTTCCGCCGCCGACTTGTAGTGGATCGGCGGCCCGAAGAATGGAGGGCGGTCGCACAGATGATGTTTTGCCAATGCGGTCTTCTGTTCCTCCGCCGTGACTTTCCACGGTACGCCGCCCGGCTTGCCGAAGCCCAGCAGATGCGGCTGTTTGCGCTCCGGCTTCAGCTTGTCGAGAACCTCGTTGCACTTCGCCAGCTCGGGATCAAGCTCCGCGGCATTGTTGACGCCTTTGTGCGTGAAGGTGTGGTTCGCGACCGCTACATACGGACTCTTTGCCGCATCCTCCCAGCGCCGCTTCAACGCGGCATACAGGCTGTTGCCGGTGACGAGATAAAAGTTCCCGATGATCTTCCGCCTCTCCAGCTCCGGCACGACGTTCTTCAACTGACTCGGCGCACTGTCATCGAAGGCGAGCATGAACGCCGCCTTCTTGCCGTCCTTCCATTTGAGCACCTGTGTTTCCGCGTCGGCACGAGCTGCAAAAGAAACCGCCAGGGCAAGAATGAGGTGAAGAAACTTCATGGCACAGCGCTACCCCGCATCCCACCAAAGGCAAGCTTCACGCCAACAACTCACGAATCACATGCCCATGCACATCCGTGAGGCGGCGGTCGATGCCGTTGTGGCGGACGGTCAGTTTTTCGTGATTGATGCCGAGCAGGTGCATCATCGTGGCATGGATGTCGTAGCAGGTCGTGGGATTCGCGCGGTCGAGCGGCTTGTAGCCCCACTGGTCACTCTCCCCTGCAGTAACACCGCCTTTGATGCCACCGCCGCAGAGCCAGTTCGTGAAGACGTAAGGGTTGTGGTCGCGGCCTTTGCCGCCCTGTGTGCTCGGCATTCGTCCAAACTCGGTCGTCCAGAGAATGATCGTCTCGTCGAGTAACCCGCGCTGTTTTAAATCGAGAATGAGTGCTGAAACGGCCTTCGCCATGCCCCAGGCGAGCGGGCCATGATCACGCTCGACATCTTCGTGGCTGTCCCAGTTGCGACGCGGGAAACCGTTGTCGTTGCCGCTCCAGATTTGCACGAATCGCACGCCACGTTCGAGCAAACGGCGCGCAGCGAGACACTTGCGGCCCATGTAGTCAGCTTCTTCTTCGGGATTGATCTCGGTAGGCCAGACTTTGCGATGCTCCTGAATCCCATACATCGCCTTCATCGCATCACTCTCATGGCTGATGTCCAGCGCCTCAGGCGCGGCGAGCTGCATCTTCGCGGCGAGTTCGTAGCTCTTGATGCGTGAGTCGAGACGGCTGTCTTCCTCGCGCTGTTGCATGTGCTTGCGGTTCAACTGCTCCAGCAGCTCAAATCCGCCTCGATCTGACCGCGCCGAGATGTAGCGGCCTGATTTGTGAGGGAACAGATCTGCAATCGGCGTCTCCGCTTCGGGATAAATGATCGTTCCCGCATGCTGAGAGGGCAAAAAAGCGCTGTCCCAGTTCTTCGGACCATTGGAGGCAAATCCACGATGATCAGGCAGCACGACGAAGGTCGGCAAATTGTCGCTCAGCGATCCAAGCGCATAACTCACCCAGCAGCCCATGCCCGGAAAGCCAGGTAGATTGAAGCCCGTGGCCTGCAGCAGCGTGCCCTGCGAATGCACGCCGGTCTTGCCTACCATGTTATGCACGAAGGCCATGTCGTCAGCACAAGCTCCGAGCGGTGCGACGGCCTCACTGAGCATTCTGCCGCTTTGCCCGTATGGTTTGAACTCCCACACCGGCTTCTTCCACGGCCCGAGGCCATTTTGAAACGCCTCCACGGCTTCGCCGAAATTGGACTCCTCACCGTGGTGTTTGATCAGCGCCGGTTTGAAATCAAACAAATCAATGTGCGACGCCGCGCCGCCCATGAAGAGCTGCACCACGCGTTTCGCCTTGGGCGCGATGACTTGCGAGCGATGCGCCGTCTCCGCCGCATTCAGCGAGGCAAACGCGAGCGCGCCGAAACCTTGTCCGGCGGTTTGAAGAAGCTGGCGGCGGGTGAGCATGGTGGAGTGTGCCTGAATCATACGCGGCCGGCGAGTTCGTCTTTGTCACGCAATCGCGGATCACTTCACGATCATCCATGGCAGCCAATACGCCTGCGCCATCACCAGCAGGCCCATGAGCAGTGCCAGCGCCACGCTGTGCCAGAAGACACTACGCAGCACGGTACCCGCGTCGGGACTGTCGGGATGGCCACCCGTCGCCACAGCGGCGACCACGATGCTTTGCGCGTCGATCATCTTGCCCATCACGCCGCCACTGCTGTTCGACGCCGCCATGTGAATCGGCGAGAGATGCAGTTGGTTCGCGGTGACTTGCTGGAGATTGCCGAAAAGCACGTTCGACGAAGTGTCGCTTCCCGTGAGCGCCACGCCGAGCCAGCCGATGATCGGCGAGAAGAAGGGAAACAGTACTCCGGTGTCGGCCATCATGAGGCCCATCGTCGTGTCTGTGCCGCTGTAGCGTGTCACATAACCGAGCGCGAGCATGAGCGATATCGTCAGCAGCGGCACGCGCAGCTTCCAAATCGTCACGCCATACAATTTAAGCAAACGCATTGGCGACAGGCCGAGGCACAGCCCCGCCGCCATGCCTGCGAGCAGCGCTGCCGTGCCGGTGGCGCTCAGCGCGTTGAATTTGAACACCGCCTTCTCCAGCTCGGCATGAACGACGACCGGCGGCACGCGCTCTACCATCTTGTGCAGTAGCGGCACCTCGATCTCCTGATTGAAGACACCGTTCAAACCGCTTTTCACCGCCGGCATGCCCCAGCAGAACACAAAGGCCGTCAAAAACACCCACGGCAGCCACGCCTTCCACGGTGAAGCTTCGCGCACTTCTGCCACCACAGGTTTTTCGGCGGCATCCTTCGGCTTCCACACCTTCATAAACAGCACCAGCACTGCCATCGCCACCACCGCGCTCACGATGTCCACCAGCCACGGCCCGTGGTAGTTGCTCATCACGAACTGCATCACGCCAAAGCTCGCGCCTGTCACGAAGCACGCCGGCCACACGCCCAACATCCCACGCACGCCGACCTGCGCCGCCACCAACCAGAACGGCACGATCAACGAGAACACCGGCAACTGCCGCCCGACCATCGCACTCAGTGACATGAGATCTAGACCCGTAATGTCCGCCAGCGTCGTCAACGGTGTGCCGAGAGACCCAAACGCCACTGGCGCGGTGTTGCCGATGAGCGCCAGCTTTGCAGCTTCGAGCGGTTTGAATCCGAGACCGATCATGAGCGCCCCCGTGATCGCCACCGGCGCTCCAAAGCCCGCCGCACCTTCGATGAACGCACCAAAGGCAAAGGCGATGAGCAGCGCTTGAATTCGCCGATCACTCGAAACACTCGCGATCTGCCGCTGTAGCACCGCGAACTGCCCCGTCTCCACGCTCAGGTTATAAACAAACATCGCGTTCAACACGATCCAGCCGATGGGAAACAGCCCAAACACCGCTCCGTTCACCGCCGCCATGCCCGCCATCGACGCCGGCATGTGATAGACAAACATCGCGATCAACAGCGCCACCACCAACCCAGCCAGCGCCGCGATCTGCGCCCGCACATGCCAGAACGCCAGCAATCCAAGCAACGTCACCACTGGCACCGCCGCCACCAGCGAGGAAAGGATCAAACTGCCGAGTGGATCGTAATTTTGGGACCAGGTCATGGTAGAGGTTGTGGTTTCAGCAGAGCTTTGCCCGATTTTACGAAGTCCCAGCCCCATGCCAGAACAAACAGATGAAACAAGATCAGAATGGCTGTGCCCCACCAGGTGGTGCAGTCGATCCTGAAGCCGTCAATGACGAGCGAGGGGCCGGTGATCCACGGTGCGCTAACAGATACCGGGCCCGTCAGAAACCAGTGAATCACAATCCCCAGCAACCCCAGCGTGCTGAACGCGATGAGCAGCCAGCCAAAGCAGCGCTTCAAAAAGCGAAGCAGGGTTTTGGTTCGGGTTATCATGATTGCTGACACGAAGTTAAACCAATCGCATCACGACAGGCAACATTTGCGTCACTTGCCTTAGAACAGGATGTTCTCAATAAACTTCGTCAGGTGTTCCGGCACCTTCCGGTGCCGCCGCGTCACCACCACCAGTTCGCGCTCAAACCGTGGTTCCAGCGTGACCAGTTTCAGAGAATGCTTCCGCCGATAGAGTGCCAGCGCCCGGATCGGCACGAAACTCACGCCCAGTCCGCTTGCCACCAGATTGATGATCAAATCAAAGCTGTCGGCCTCCATCAACGGCTCCACTGCCAGTCCCTGACGTTTCATCCAGCGATGCAGCAGCTTTCCTGTTGTCGTCACCTCTTGAATCAGCAACCAAGGCTGTTTCGCGGCCCATTTCAGCACTTCGGCACGCTTCGTCGGCAACGGCTTTGCTCCCTCCGGTTCATGCGCGATCAACGTGAAGGCATCTTTGAATCGATGTGTCACTTTTAGCGTCTGCGGCAGCTTGGATGGGATGCAGAAGACTCCAATATCGATGTCATGCTGTTCGATGCCCTGCATGATCTCCGTGCTCGAAAGATAGGACACCGCGCAGTTCACCTGCGGCAGCCGCTGGCGATTCGCATGAAAAAATCCGGGCATGTAGGCCCCCGATACCGTGCGCGAAAGTCCCACGCGCACCAGCGGCTTGGTTGAAGCAAACTCCGTCTGCAAACCCTCCAGCGTCGAAGCCACGCCGCCCAGCAGCTTCGCCGATTCCGCGAACAAATAGCGGCCCGCCTCCGTCACCGCAACGCTGCGTGTCGTACGGTTGAGCAAATCAACTCCCAAGCGCTGTTCCAAAGCCTGCATCTGCCTTGTGAGCGCACTTTGCGTCAGTCCCGCTTCCCGCGCCGCCTTTGTGAAGCTGTGATGCTTCACCACCAGATGAAACAGATGCAGGCTGTACAAATCGAACGGCTTTCGGGCTAGATACTCATGCATTATTAGCAATAAACGATGCTATTAATGCACTTCACTCAATAATCAGGCGTGCGACTGTCAGCGCATCAACCCGCCCACACCATGCCTGATCCCAACAACCGCCATCCTGAGAACGTCCCCGGTCGCTATTATGTCGATGACACCTGCATCGACTGCGGCCTTTGCCCCTCCACCGCGCCGGACTTTTTCCGTCGTCATGACGAAGGCGGCTACAGCATCGTTTATCGTCAACCTGTCACTGAAGTCGAAGTCGGCCTTGCCGACGAAGCCCGCCTTGGCTGCCCTACTGAATCCATCGGCAACGACGGCTGAAGTCACTTCAGTGCATCACGCAGAATTTGCAGCGTATGCCGCACCTCGATGTTCGAGCCGAGTTTCTTCAAATGCAGCCGCAACTGCGTCAGGCAGCCGATGTTGCCCGAGGCGATGACTTCGGCACCAGTTGCGATTACGGCGCGCGCTTTCTGTTCGCCGAGCGAGGTGGCGATCTCGGGCTGATCCATGTTGTAGCTACCGGCGCTGCCGCAGCAGAGGTGCGCATCGGTGATTTCGAGGAGTTCGAGGCCGGGAATCGCACGCAGGAGATCGCGTGGCTGCCGCCGCACATTCTGAGCGTTCGCGAGGTGGCAGGCGTCGTGGTAGGCGACTTTGAGGTTCGTTTCGCGCAACGGCTCGCGCAGACCAAGCTTTATCAAAAACACGCTCACATCCATGACGCAATGGCGGAAGCGCTCCGCGCGCGCTTCATCTGAGGTGCCGCGCAAAACGAGATGATACTCGTGCATTGCCGAGCCGCAGCCTGCGGCGTTGGTCAGGATCGCATCCACATCATCAGGAAAGGCATTCAGGTTCTGCCGTGCGAATTTTTGTGCTGCTGCGAGATCGCCCGTGTGCCAGGCGAGGCCACCGCAGCAGCCTTGCGTGCGTGGAATGACAACTTCGACGCCGTTGCGAGTGAGCACCTCAATCGTAGCGGTGTTGATGTCGGGATCGAGCACCTGCTGAGCACAGCCGGTGAGCAAGGCCACGCGGGCACGCTTTTCGCCGATGGCGGGATTCACCTCGGCCAATAATTCTGCGGGTGGAAGCTTATCGGGCACGAGTTCGAGCATCGACTGCCACTTCTTCGGCAACACGGCTTTCCCAAGTCTCCCAAACCACATCGCCACGCGGAATCGCGAGGGATACGGAATCGTCTGCGTCGTGACAAAGCGCCGTACACGCTCCAGCAGGCCGCGTTTCATCTTCGAGGCTGCCACAGCACGAAACGGACTGATCAAATCGCGATACGGCACGCCGCTCGGACAGGCCGGTTCACACGCCAGACAGCCGAGACAGCGGTCCACATGCGGCTGTGCGGCCTCGAAGCTCATCTTGCCTTCGAGAACCTCCTTCATCAGCACGATGCGTCCACGCGGCGTGTCCATCTCCTGTCCGAGTTCGTGATAGGTCGGGCATGCTGCCAAGCAAAACCCGCAATGCACGCACGCCGACACCGCTTTCGCCATCGGTTCGCCCAGCGGGCCGAATTTTTCGGTTGGAATGGCGTGCAGCATCAGTCGTCAAGAGTTGGAAAATGGTTCTGCGGATCGAGCGCCTGCTTCACCGCAGCTTCGATGGCAAAGCGCGGTCTGCCGCCGATCCACAGCGGGAAATCGCCGCGCAGCGTGAGACCACGAGACGGAAGCATGGTCGAGAAAGCCACGTTGCCGCCGCAACTCACATGCGCGGCTTTGAAATCGCCGATTTGATCCGGCGTGAGGTCGGTTTTGAAATTCCAGCGTGTCTCGCAAATCTCGTTCCAGATGGCGTTGTCGATGATTTCGCCGCCGATCTCCTTCGCGAGAACTTCGAGGGCTTTTCCAGGTCCCGCGAGCCGCACGAGCATGGTTTCGCCGCCGGGCAAAACATCGAGCGCATCGGCCTCGAAGCGTGAATTGGCGATGCAGGCCATCCTGTCGGCATCGAAAGGCATTTCGAGCGTCAGCATCGATTCACGACGTGGAAACACCTTGAAGGTCACTTCACCGATCACACCGAATCTGCCGAGACTGCCGACCAAAAACTTCGGCACATCAAATCCAGCCGCGTTTTTGACGACCTTGCCGCCCAGTCTCAGCAAACGGCCCATGCCATCGACAAACCGCACGCCGAGGATGAAATCGCGCACGCCACCATAGCGGAAGCGTCCCGGTCCGCTCAAACCGCTCGCCACCACGCCGCCAATGGTGCTGCCCGCCTCGACGAGCATCGGATCAAACGGCAGATACTGCCCCTTCTCCGCCAGCGCCGCGATGATCTCCCTCACCGGCGTTCCGGCGAGAGCGGTGAAGGTGAACTCGCTCGGCTCATACTCCGTGATGCCGCGCAACTGCCGCGTCGAAATCTTCACCGCATCGACGGCAGATAAACGCGGTTTCGTCTCCGCACCCACGGCGAGCACGCGCGGTGCGGAAAGCACGGCGTCGCGGAGTTCGGTGAGTGATGAAGGAGTGATCATTCGCGTGAAATGACGCCGGCCTTCTCCAGCGGATGCAGACCGACATGCGACAAGGCGGGTGCTTCTTTGCCAGGGAACATCTTGCCCGGATTGGCGATGCCGAGGGGATCGAAGGCGGCGCGGAGGCGCTGCATGCAGTCGATCTCGTCGGCGGTGAACATGTCGGGCAGGAAGTCGCGTTTCTCGACGCCGATGCCGTGTTCGCCGGTGATGGAGCCGCCCATCTCGACGCACATCTTCAAGATGCGACCGGCGAGATCTTCGGCGCGCTGCAATGCGCCTTCCTCGCGGCCATCGAACAGGATGAGCGGATGCAGATTGCCATCGCCAGCGTGGAAGACGTTTGCGACGCGGATGTTCGACTCGCGTGCCATTTCGGCGATGCGGCGCAGTGCTTCGCCGAGTTTGCGACGCGGCACGACACCATCCTGCACGATGAAATCGGGCGACAGACGGCCCACAGCGCTGAAGGCGCTCTTACGGCCTTTCCAGATCGCGGCGCGTTCTTCCGCATCGCGTGCGGGACGCATTTCGACGGGCTGGCTGGCGGCGAGGATCGTGTCCAACCGCTCGCGTTCGATGGCGACAACTTCGCGCGGGCCTTCGAGTTCGACGATGAGCACGGCCTCGCATCCCGGCGG
It contains:
- a CDS encoding polysaccharide deacetylase family protein, whose amino-acid sequence is MKFLHLILALAVSFAARADAETQVLKWKDGKKAAFMLAFDDSAPSQLKNVVPELERRKIIGNFYLVTGNSLYAALKRRWEDAAKSPYVAVANHTFTHKGVNNAAELDPELAKCNEVLDKLKPERKQPHLLGFGKPGGVPWKVTAEEQKTALAKHHLCDRPPFFGPPIHYKSAAETVAAVDAAIAKGEMGHLDFHGVGEDWLVTPVEWFTALLDKLEAVRDQVWITDVVSWHQYVIERESAAIKPLAAGPDSISLELTCTADPALYDLPLTLSTKVPADWKNCVVTQGANNSTVPVRNGAAQYDAQPGGGTITLKRAQ
- a CDS encoding DUF1501 domain-containing protein; this encodes MLTRRQLLQTAGQGFGALAFASLNAAETAHRSQVIAPKAKRVVQLFMGGAASHIDLFDFKPALIKHHGEESNFGEAVEAFQNGLGPWKKPVWEFKPYGQSGRMLSEAVAPLGACADDMAFVHNMVGKTGVHSQGTLLQATGFNLPGFPGMGCWVSYALGSLSDNLPTFVVLPDHRGFASNGPKNWDSAFLPSQHAGTIIYPEAETPIADLFPHKSGRYISARSDRGGFELLEQLNRKHMQQREEDSRLDSRIKSYELAAKMQLAAPEALDISHESDAMKAMYGIQEHRKVWPTEINPEEEADYMGRKCLAARRLLERGVRFVQIWSGNDNGFPRRNWDSHEDVERDHGPLAWGMAKAVSALILDLKQRGLLDETIILWTTEFGRMPSTQGGKGRDHNPYVFTNWLCGGGIKGGVTAGESDQWGYKPLDRANPTTCYDIHATMMHLLGINHEKLTVRHNGIDRRLTDVHGHVIRELLA
- a CDS encoding L-lactate permease codes for the protein MTWSQNYDPLGSLILSSLVAAVPVVTLLGLLAFWHVRAQIAALAGLVVALLIAMFVYHMPASMAGMAAVNGAVFGLFPIGWIVLNAMFVYNLSVETGQFAVLQRQIASVSSDRRIQALLIAFAFGAFIEGAAGFGAPVAITGALMIGLGFKPLEAAKLALIGNTAPVAFGSLGTPLTTLADITGLDLMSLSAMVGRQLPVFSLIVPFWLVAAQVGVRGMLGVWPACFVTGASFGVMQFVMSNYHGPWLVDIVSAVVAMAVLVLFMKVWKPKDAAEKPVVAEVREASPWKAWLPWVFLTAFVFCWGMPAVKSGLNGVFNQEIEVPLLHKMVERVPPVVVHAELEKAVFKFNALSATGTAALLAGMAAGLCLGLSPMRLLKLYGVTIWKLRVPLLTISLMLALGYVTRYSGTDTTMGLMMADTGVLFPFFSPIIGWLGVALTGSDTSSNVLFGNLQQVTANQLHLSPIHMAASNSSGGVMGKMIDAQSIVVAAVATGGHPDSPDAGTVLRSVFWHSVALALLMGLLVMAQAYWLPWMIVK
- a CDS encoding LysR family transcriptional regulator; protein product: MHEYLARKPFDLYSLHLFHLVVKHHSFTKAAREAGLTQSALTRQMQALEQRLGVDLLNRTTRSVAVTEAGRYLFAESAKLLGGVASTLEGLQTEFASTKPLVRVGLSRTVSGAYMPGFFHANRQRLPQVNCAVSYLSSTEIMQGIEQHDIDIGVFCIPSKLPQTLKVTHRFKDAFTLIAHEPEGAKPLPTKRAEVLKWAAKQPWLLIQEVTTTGKLLHRWMKRQGLAVEPLMEADSFDLIINLVASGLGVSFVPIRALALYRRKHSLKLVTLEPRFERELVVVTRRHRKVPEHLTKFIENILF
- a CDS encoding ferredoxin, giving the protein MPDPNNRHPENVPGRYYVDDTCIDCGLCPSTAPDFFRRHDEGGYSIVYRQPVTEVEVGLADEARLGCPTESIGNDG
- the glcF gene encoding glycolate oxidase subunit GlcF, coding for MLHAIPTEKFGPLGEPMAKAVSACVHCGFCLAACPTYHELGQEMDTPRGRIVLMKEVLEGKMSFEAAQPHVDRCLGCLACEPACPSGVPYRDLISPFRAVAASKMKRGLLERVRRFVTTQTIPYPSRFRVAMWFGRLGKAVLPKKWQSMLELVPDKLPPAELLAEVNPAIGEKRARVALLTGCAQQVLDPDINTATIEVLTRNGVEVVIPRTQGCCGGLAWHTGDLAAAQKFARQNLNAFPDDVDAILTNAAGCGSAMHEYHLVLRGTSDEARAERFRHCVMDVSVFLIKLGLREPLRETNLKVAYHDACHLANAQNVRRQPRDLLRAIPGLELLEITDAHLCCGSAGSYNMDQPEIATSLGEQKARAVIATGAEVIASGNIGCLTQLRLHLKKLGSNIEVRHTLQILRDALK
- a CDS encoding FAD-binding protein, which translates into the protein MITPSSLTELRDAVLSAPRVLAVGAETKPRLSAVDAVKISTRQLRGITEYEPSEFTFTALAGTPVREIIAALAEKGQYLPFDPMLVEAGSTIGGVVASGLSGPGRFRYGGVRDFILGVRFVDGMGRLLRLGGKVVKNAAGFDVPKFLVGSLGRFGVIGEVTFKVFPRRESMLTLEMPFDADRMACIANSRFEADALDVLPGGETMLVRLAGPGKALEVLAKEIGGEIIDNAIWNEICETRWNFKTDLTPDQIGDFKAAHVSCGGNVAFSTMLPSRGLTLRGDFPLWIGGRPRFAIEAAVKQALDPQNHFPTLDD